The following coding sequences are from one Streptomyces sp. NBC_01485 window:
- a CDS encoding DUF488 domain-containing protein: MLKLATIGVYGFDGDSFLERLRQADVRLLFDVRQRRGVRGPDYAWANSLRLQAALAEAGIGYRHHRELAPTTELRHLQYAEDDRQGVGKRSRRELAAEYTRRYTAEILGPADLDPIVAELPSGGSATLFCVERDPEACHRSLVAQRLAEQHHLTIEHLRPL, encoded by the coding sequence GTGCTCAAGCTGGCAACGATCGGCGTCTACGGCTTCGACGGCGATTCCTTCCTGGAACGACTGCGGCAGGCGGACGTGCGCCTGCTGTTCGACGTACGTCAGCGCCGCGGGGTGCGCGGACCGGACTACGCCTGGGCGAACTCACTCCGGCTGCAGGCGGCCCTCGCCGAGGCCGGGATCGGCTACCGGCACCACCGCGAACTCGCCCCGACCACCGAACTGCGTCACCTCCAGTACGCCGAGGACGACCGCCAAGGGGTCGGCAAGCGCTCCCGCCGCGAGCTCGCCGCCGAGTACACCCGCCGCTACACGGCCGAGATACTCGGCCCGGCCGACCTCGATCCGATCGTGGCGGAGCTGCCGAGCGGCGGCAGCGCGACGCTGTTCTGCGTCGAGCGCGACCCCGAGGCGTGTCACCGCTCGCTGGTCGCCCAGCGGCTGGCCGAGCAGCACCACCTCACCATCGAACACCTGAGGCCGCTGTGA
- a CDS encoding asparaginase domain-containing protein yields the protein MDDILPAGTPRPRIAVFAGPTATILNTPDLVTSNKARARHGLPLRPSRFDILRPQRLAAPVTLYIEAFSAHPLERDSADLYAPPDGWLDEDGTFHAEQPSGDATPVHVVELDPADGLYPLPYMGRQADGSAWEETSTAPYAPPEAARQTFYPDARRFYEEIERFGLADHGNPVELGSLADFEFFRAAPSGGYTTGPESERLGQDFFVYYPYHLQSEPGLANLAQATNQVQAVLDTGEFAGVQWLEGSPTVDETMYWLGLMIDTKVPLVGHAAQRRHQSLSADGDRNVVDGVKFIASGVALDERGEDRVGACVIVDELVYSARDVTKVDARPGGYEVTGGHGGVVADLGGYGPPQLTYLPVRRHTHRSELRLTVLPERVVGVSGRLGSGVSPVDVGTRDAGGLVPAAMPHVSITKYSRYAATGTGTDNPPVAEEEVEILARIDANLAHAPLSGFVCEGMSPFGMADPTRNAALSVALFTGMPVVRTGRGNTGGMAYRTDPTFISGNNLTATKARMLLMAALLKFGALPPAADPFDPTPAERAATEKAVARYQAVFDTH from the coding sequence ATGGACGACATTCTTCCGGCCGGCACGCCGCGACCGCGGATCGCGGTGTTCGCCGGACCGACGGCGACGATCCTGAACACACCGGACCTCGTCACCTCGAACAAGGCCCGCGCCCGCCACGGTCTGCCGCTCCGCCCCTCCCGGTTCGACATCCTGCGTCCCCAACGGCTCGCGGCGCCCGTGACGTTGTACATCGAGGCGTTCAGCGCGCACCCGCTCGAAAGGGACTCGGCAGACCTGTACGCCCCGCCGGACGGCTGGCTCGACGAGGACGGTACGTTCCACGCCGAGCAGCCGTCCGGCGACGCCACCCCGGTGCACGTCGTCGAACTCGACCCCGCCGACGGTCTCTACCCCCTTCCCTACATGGGGAGGCAGGCGGACGGATCCGCCTGGGAGGAGACATCGACGGCACCGTACGCACCACCGGAAGCCGCCCGGCAGACGTTCTACCCCGACGCCCGTCGCTTCTACGAGGAGATCGAGCGGTTCGGCCTCGCCGACCACGGCAACCCCGTCGAGCTGGGGTCCCTCGCCGACTTCGAGTTCTTCCGCGCCGCTCCGTCCGGCGGATACACCACGGGCCCCGAGTCCGAGCGCCTCGGGCAGGACTTCTTCGTCTACTATCCGTACCACCTCCAGAGCGAGCCTGGTCTGGCGAACCTCGCCCAGGCGACCAACCAGGTCCAGGCCGTCCTCGACACGGGAGAGTTCGCCGGCGTCCAGTGGCTCGAGGGCAGCCCGACCGTCGACGAGACCATGTACTGGCTCGGACTGATGATCGACACGAAGGTGCCGCTCGTCGGACACGCGGCGCAGCGCCGTCACCAGTCCCTGAGCGCGGACGGCGACCGCAACGTGGTGGACGGCGTGAAGTTCATCGCGTCGGGCGTCGCCCTGGACGAGCGCGGCGAGGACCGCGTCGGCGCCTGCGTGATCGTCGATGAACTCGTCTACTCGGCCCGGGACGTGACCAAGGTCGACGCCCGGCCGGGCGGATACGAGGTCACCGGCGGACACGGGGGAGTGGTCGCCGACCTGGGCGGCTACGGACCCCCGCAGCTCACCTACCTCCCCGTCCGCAGGCACACCCATCGCTCGGAGCTGCGCCTCACCGTGCTCCCCGAGCGGGTGGTCGGCGTGAGCGGGCGCCTGGGCTCCGGCGTGTCCCCGGTCGACGTCGGGACGAGGGACGCCGGCGGTCTCGTACCCGCCGCCATGCCGCACGTCTCGATCACCAAGTACAGCCGGTACGCCGCGACGGGAACCGGCACCGACAACCCGCCCGTCGCCGAGGAGGAGGTCGAGATCCTCGCCCGGATCGATGCCAACCTCGCCCACGCACCCCTGTCCGGTTTCGTGTGCGAAGGCATGTCGCCGTTCGGAATGGCCGACCCGACGAGGAACGCGGCGCTGAGCGTCGCCCTCTTCACCGGCATGCCGGTCGTCCGCACGGGCCGCGGCAACACCGGGGGCATGGCGTACCGCACCGACCCGACGTTCATCTCGGGCAACAACCTCACGGCCACCAAGGCGCGCATGCTCCTCATGGCCGCACTGCTCAAGTTCGGCGCCCTGCCCCCGGCCGCGGATCCCTTCGACCCGACCCCCGCCGAGCGTGCGGCCACCGAGAAGGCGGTCGCCCGGTACCAGGCCGTGTTCGACACCCACTGA
- a CDS encoding PhzF family phenazine biosynthesis protein — MGTYAYVVADVFTDVPLEGNPTAVFLDASGLSAERMQQIAQETHLSETVFVLPAEDDGDVRVRIFTPVNELPFAGHPTLGTAVVLGESHEAKELRMETAKGTVTFELERDDDGRTVAAGMWQPLPTWEPYDRADELLTGLDLVTTGSTLPVEVYDNGPRHVFVGLDSVAALSTLEPDQRILARLPDMAADCFAGSGTQWRLRMFSPAYGVVEDAATGSAAGSLPVHLARHGLIPFGEWIEIRQGVEMGRPSTMRARATGTPERIDSVQVAGSAVVVARGTLYA, encoded by the coding sequence ATGGGCACTTACGCGTACGTGGTGGCCGATGTCTTCACCGACGTCCCGCTGGAAGGAAACCCGACCGCGGTCTTCCTGGACGCCTCCGGCCTCTCCGCCGAACGCATGCAGCAGATCGCGCAGGAGACGCACTTGTCCGAGACCGTCTTCGTCCTCCCCGCGGAGGACGACGGCGATGTGCGGGTCCGCATCTTCACCCCGGTCAACGAACTGCCCTTCGCCGGACATCCCACACTGGGCACGGCCGTGGTGCTCGGCGAGTCGCACGAGGCCAAGGAGCTCCGGATGGAGACCGCCAAGGGCACCGTGACGTTCGAACTGGAGCGTGACGACGACGGCCGGACCGTCGCGGCCGGCATGTGGCAACCCCTCCCCACGTGGGAGCCCTACGACCGCGCGGACGAACTGCTCACCGGTCTCGACCTGGTGACCACCGGCAGCACTCTGCCGGTCGAGGTCTACGACAACGGGCCGCGGCATGTGTTCGTCGGCCTGGACAGTGTGGCTGCGCTCTCCACCCTGGAACCGGACCAGAGGATTCTCGCGAGGCTGCCCGACATGGCCGCCGACTGCTTCGCGGGCTCGGGGACCCAGTGGCGGCTGCGCATGTTCTCGCCCGCCTACGGCGTGGTCGAGGACGCGGCCACCGGCTCCGCCGCCGGCTCGCTCCCGGTACATTTGGCCCGGCACGGACTGATCCCGTTCGGGGAGTGGATCGAGATCCGCCAGGGGGTGGAGATGGGGCGTCCTTCGACGATGCGCGCTCGCGCGACAGGGACGCCGGAACGGATCGACTCGGTCCAGGTGGCGGGGTCCGCCGTGGTCGTCGCCCGGGGCACGCTGTACGCGTAG
- a CDS encoding replication-associated recombination protein A, translating to MFALSTPDRTPPAEPLGADAPLAARMRPRTLAEVVGQAHLLRPGAPLRRLAEGGEVASVLLYGPPGTGKTTLARLLADVATRHFVALSALSSGVKELRDVMNDARRRRDRQTVLFIDEVHRFSKTQQDALLGAVEDRVVLLVAATTENPSFSVVSPLLSRLLVLQLQSLTDDEVRELLRRAVKDDRGLSGAVTLSPEAEDALVRLAAGDARSALTALEASADGVTDTGGTVVDVPAVERAVAETAVRYDRQGDQHHNVVSAFIKSIRGSDPDAALHYLARMLVAGEDPRFIARRLVVHASEDVGLADPTALQAAVAAAQTVQLIGMPEARLALAQATVHLAMAPKSNTVIVGIDEAMADVRAGAVGEIPAHLRKGRYKGARELGNAIGYQYPHRTSEGVLEQQYPPDGLVGKDYYRPTQHGGERVLNERLAKLRRVVRGEER from the coding sequence CTGTTCGCGTTATCGACGCCGGACCGCACTCCGCCCGCCGAGCCCCTGGGAGCCGACGCGCCGCTGGCGGCACGGATGCGGCCGCGCACGCTCGCCGAGGTCGTCGGCCAGGCGCACCTGCTGCGCCCCGGCGCGCCGCTGCGACGGTTGGCGGAGGGCGGGGAGGTGGCGTCGGTGCTGCTCTACGGTCCGCCCGGCACCGGAAAGACGACCCTTGCGCGGCTGCTCGCCGACGTCGCCACCCGGCACTTCGTCGCCCTCTCGGCGCTGTCCAGCGGGGTCAAGGAACTGCGCGACGTGATGAACGACGCGCGCCGTCGCCGCGACCGCCAGACCGTGCTGTTCATCGACGAGGTGCACCGCTTCTCGAAGACCCAGCAGGACGCGCTCCTGGGCGCCGTCGAGGACAGGGTCGTGCTGCTCGTCGCGGCCACCACCGAGAACCCGTCGTTCTCGGTGGTGTCCCCGCTGCTCTCACGCCTGCTGGTGCTGCAACTCCAGTCCCTGACCGACGACGAGGTCCGCGAGCTGCTGCGCCGGGCCGTGAAGGACGACCGCGGCCTCAGCGGTGCGGTCACCCTGTCCCCCGAGGCCGAGGACGCCCTCGTGCGCCTCGCCGCCGGCGACGCCCGGAGCGCGCTGACCGCTCTGGAGGCGAGCGCCGACGGGGTGACCGACACCGGCGGCACGGTGGTCGACGTACCCGCGGTGGAGCGGGCCGTCGCCGAGACGGCCGTCCGTTACGACCGGCAGGGCGACCAGCACCACAACGTCGTCAGCGCGTTCATCAAGTCGATCCGCGGCTCGGACCCCGACGCCGCGCTGCACTACCTGGCACGCATGCTCGTGGCCGGTGAGGACCCGCGGTTCATCGCCCGGCGGCTGGTGGTGCACGCCAGCGAGGACGTCGGACTGGCCGACCCCACGGCACTGCAGGCCGCCGTCGCCGCGGCGCAGACGGTCCAGCTCATCGGCATGCCCGAGGCACGCCTCGCCCTGGCCCAGGCCACCGTGCACCTGGCCATGGCACCGAAGTCGAACACGGTGATCGTCGGGATCGACGAGGCCATGGCCGACGTCCGGGCGGGCGCCGTCGGAGAGATCCCCGCCCACCTGCGCAAAGGCCGCTACAAGGGCGCCAGGGAACTGGGCAACGCGATCGGCTACCAGTACCCCCACAGGACCTCCGAGGGAGTCCTGGAGCAGCAGTACCCGCCGGACGGCCTGGTGGGGAAGGACTATTACCGCCCGACGCAGCACGGCGGAGAGCGCGTCCTGAACGAGCGCCTCGCCAAGCTCCGCCGTGTCGTCCGCGGCGAGGAGAGATAG
- a CDS encoding RidA family protein, with the protein MERNAVNPVTWSVEMGFNQGEVVSGHSRTLYISGQTAMSKEGKPEHDGDMAAQLALSIDNIEAVLTEAGMTLANLVRLNVYTTDVDTLFQHYGVLAGRLGAARVSPTTTMLGVTRLAIPGQLVELEGTAVA; encoded by the coding sequence ATGGAACGTAACGCCGTCAACCCGGTGACGTGGTCGGTCGAGATGGGCTTCAACCAGGGTGAGGTCGTCTCCGGGCACTCTCGGACCCTCTACATCTCGGGGCAGACCGCGATGAGCAAGGAAGGCAAGCCCGAGCACGACGGTGACATGGCGGCGCAGCTCGCGCTGAGCATCGACAACATCGAGGCGGTGCTCACCGAGGCCGGCATGACCCTCGCGAACCTCGTCCGGCTCAACGTCTACACGACCGACGTCGACACGCTCTTCCAGCACTACGGTGTGCTGGCGGGTCGGCTGGGTGCCGCCAGGGTCTCGCCGACCACCACCATGCTCGGTGTGACGCGTCTGGCGATCCCCGGCCAGCTGGTCGAGCTTGAGGGCACCGCCGTCGCGTGA
- a CDS encoding helix-turn-helix transcriptional regulator — MRADRLVSLVLLLRQRGQMTAETLARELEVSIRTVLRDIEALSAAGVPVYAERGRRGGFSLLPDFQMALTGLKHDEALALLVAGSRRGAQLFGLGSALASAMLKVVDSLPESLRYTAAGAAQRLLIDPETDLLSRRVADEEVPDAIVAEVRRAVFAGHKLRIHYAAVNQAPKWRTVDPIGLAAVREQGYLLAKRAGEDRTYRLSRVLAAVELDEPAQRPETVDLDRAWQERNARFRTGGDTVAVLVRVDPARREPLVGTVLAVCAEEADADGRLRLNVIFQDSRHAEWALWQHATHAEVLAPQWLRTSLHHRAAEVAARYGPPS, encoded by the coding sequence ATGCGCGCCGACCGATTGGTTTCCTTGGTGCTCCTGCTGCGTCAGCGCGGTCAGATGACTGCGGAGACACTGGCTCGTGAGCTGGAGGTCTCCATCCGCACGGTGCTGCGGGACATAGAGGCGCTGTCCGCGGCCGGCGTCCCGGTCTATGCCGAGCGCGGCCGGCGCGGCGGTTTCTCGCTTCTGCCCGATTTCCAGATGGCGCTCACCGGACTGAAACACGACGAGGCGCTCGCCCTGCTCGTGGCCGGATCGCGGCGCGGCGCCCAGCTGTTCGGCCTCGGTTCGGCGCTTGCCTCAGCCATGCTCAAGGTGGTCGACTCGTTACCCGAGAGTCTTCGGTACACCGCGGCCGGTGCGGCACAGCGCTTACTGATCGACCCGGAAACCGACCTCCTCTCGCGCCGCGTGGCCGACGAGGAAGTGCCCGACGCCATCGTGGCCGAGGTCCGGCGCGCGGTGTTCGCCGGCCACAAGTTGCGCATCCACTATGCGGCGGTGAACCAGGCCCCGAAGTGGCGCACGGTGGACCCCATCGGCCTGGCCGCCGTCCGTGAACAGGGCTACCTGCTGGCCAAGAGAGCAGGCGAGGACCGCACCTACCGGCTGTCCCGGGTGCTGGCCGCCGTGGAACTCGACGAACCCGCGCAGCGACCGGAAACCGTCGACCTGGACCGGGCCTGGCAGGAACGTAACGCGCGCTTCCGCACCGGCGGTGACACGGTCGCCGTGCTGGTACGGGTGGACCCGGCGCGGCGGGAGCCCCTGGTGGGCACCGTCCTGGCCGTCTGCGCCGAGGAAGCCGACGCGGACGGCCGGCTGCGGCTGAACGTCATCTTCCAGGATTCGCGACACGCCGAATGGGCCCTGTGGCAGCACGCCACCCATGCGGAAGTCCTGGCCCCGCAGTGGCTGCGCACATCCCTGCACCACCGCGCCGCCGAAGTCGCTGCCCGCTATGGTCCGCCATCCTGA